A region of Meleagris gallopavo isolate NT-WF06-2002-E0010 breed Aviagen turkey brand Nicholas breeding stock chromosome 29, Turkey_5.1, whole genome shotgun sequence DNA encodes the following proteins:
- the LOC104914549 gene encoding von Willebrand factor A domain-containing protein 5A-like, producing the protein MSMELAYARKLKTEYSSLARTEDTQVKRRFVSRDVASEFWTFRKKRHQCNVLFVGLDGKVATLSTEPGSFLLGKEFYVPLCSLPLCSAVVDVAIQDYVADVVSELIYHNESLRSSEVTFVFPLDPHMAIYSFQACSEDAKVKAVLQDETQWLHKATAEKENFHYLQYGVEKSGEVFACFLGSLSPGKEMVVTLHYVQELSRKPDGAAQFVLPSTMHPYKTHYTCNCRTDKLHYSLLLTVSLQSPRGVADVQANCALTPLIYTAQDHSAAQVSLAGTPPNHHLELLVYYREPTAVSAVVEKGNPAATAGSLFGDSLVLVTLAPNIPDAKPGLCQSGEFIFVLDSSSLEHTQDPMLFLLKSLPLGCYFNIYCYGGTSEGIYPQSVEYTQDNLNEAMQHIPTTGSRLGDTDLLGTLRTIYNTPRPCGHARQLFIFMSGLPPDKEAIVAEVCRHRNSHRCFSFCFSTDSATLATALARETKGEAIYVSSDNAIVQVLKCLKQALKPVAEGVSLDWTLPSGLEVEVLGGTPQFIFQSQHIFLYAQIHGKEKNMKEASGVMTLQFSLDGQVLTHKIQFPLCPQGDGRMAGHRLAARYLLEKLLPEVASGSGDEPMQRAIEISLTSGIICPFTSYVGVRTSRRAPWYHGPLALLPPRQSFVPCKILLLRGSFNGTSCFPKTIWYPPSWHTALQESWIAIKQLTNGIANLFQQGAHKEAPKQMPPSISSLKYVDSTRFVLCSTISGPWMNDAIAECRELVALQNVDGSWTLSSDLASVLQVDEAEIKGKMPGEVMDPSFWATVLAVTWLQRHNRHCHEIYDLLEAKAVTWLCSQAVSQLDKCLEASNTLLGSTVNPSIFRL; encoded by the exons GTCTCCAGAGATGTGGCATCAGAGTTTTGGACTTTTAGGAAAAAGCGACATCAATG CAATGTGTTGTTCGTGGGTTTGGATGGAAAGGTTGCAACTCTCTCAACAGAGCCAGGATCCTTTTTGTTGGGAAAGGAGTTCTACGTACCCCTGTGCTCACTGCCCCTCTGTAGTGCTGTGGTGGATGTCGCTATCCAGGACTATGTAGCTGATGTGGTCTCTGAACTGATCTACCATAACGAGAGTCTGAGATCCTCAGAAGTCACCTTCGTCTTCCCTCTGGACCCCCATATGGCCATCTATTCCTTCCAGGCCTGCAGCGAGGATGCCAAGGtcaaggctgtgctgcaggatgag ACCCAGTGGCTGCACAAGGCTACAGCGGAGAAGGAGAATTTTCATTACCTTCAGTATGGGGTTGAGAAATCAGGCGAGGTGTTTGCCTGCTTCCTGGGTTCTCTGTCCCCTGGCAAGGAAATGGTTGTGACCTTACACTATGTCCAAGAGCTATCACGGAAGCCAGATGGAGCAGCTCAGTTTGTGCTGCCATCCACAATGCATCCTTACAAGACTCACTACA CCTGTAACTGTCGCACTGACAAGCTGCACTACAGCCTCCTGCTCACTGTCAGCCTGCAATCACCCCGTGGTGTGGCTGATGTCCAGGCCAACTGTGCCCTCACTCCTTTGATCTACACTGCCCAGGACCACAGTGCTGCACAG GTCTCACTGGCTGGCACTCCTCCAAATCACCATTTGGAGCTGCTCGTGTATTACAGAGAACCTACTGCAGTCAGTGCTGTGGTGGAGAAAGGAAACCCTGCTGCCACTGCAG GCTCCCTGTTTGGTGATTCCCTGGTGTTGGTGACACTGGCACCCAACATCCCTGATGCAAAACCTGGCCTGTGCCAATCTGGAGAGTTCATCTTTGTTTTGGACAGCAGTTCCCTTGAGCACACACAG GACCCCATGCTCTTCCTTCTCAAAAGTCTACCCCTGGGCTGCTACTTCAACATCTACTGCTATGGAGGAACATCTGAGGGCATCTATCC GCAGAGTGTTGAATATACCCAGGACAACCTGAATGAGGCAATGCAACATATTCCCACAACTGGCTCCAGGCTGGGTGACACAGACCTGCTGGGAACACTCCGCACAATCTACAACACTCCTCGCCCCTGCGGACATGCACGCCAG CTCTTCATCTTCATGTCTGGGCTACCACCTGACAAGGAAGCCATTGTTGCTGAGGTCTGCCGTCATCGCAACAGCCACCG GtgtttctccttctgtttttccacGGACAGTGCTACCCTGGCCACAGCCCTTGCCAGGGAGACGAAGGGTGAAGCTATCTATGTTTCTTCTGACAATGCAATAGTTCAG GTGCTGAAATGCTTGAAGCAGGCCCTCAAGCCAGTAGCTGAGGGAGTCTCTTTGGACTGGACTTTGCCCTCTGGCCTGGAGGTTGAGGTGCTGGGAGGCACCCCTCAGTTCATATTTCAGAGCCAGCACATCTTCCTCTATGCACAGAtccatggaaaggaaaag AATATGAAAGAGGCCAGTGGTGTCATGACCTTGCAGTTCAGCCTGGATGGCCAGGTTCTCACTCACAAGATCCAGTTCCCACTATGCCCGCAGGGAGATGGCCG GATGGCTGGTCATCGTCTGGCTGCAAGATATTTGCTGGAGAAGCTGTTGCCAGAGGTTGCAAGTGGATCAGGGGATGAACCAATGCAACGTGCCATTGAAATCAGTCTCACATCTGGGATCATCTGCCCCTTCACCAGCTATGTGGGTGTTCGTACATCACGGAGGGCCCCCTGGTACCATG GgcccctggcactgctgccaccTCGCCAGTCATTTGTTCCCTGCAAGATCCTTTTGCTACGTGGCTCCTTCAATGGTACTTCCTGCTTTCCTAAGACCATATGGTACCCACCTAGCTGGCACACTGCACTGCAGGAGTCATGGATTGCCATCAAGCAACTCACCAATGGCATTGCTAACTTATTCCAGCAAGGGGCTCACAAAGAAG CACCCAAACAGATGCCACCATCAATTTCCTCTCTCAAGTATGTGGATTCAACGAGATTTGTTTTGTGCTCTACAATTTCTGGGCCGTGGATGAATGATGCCATTGCTGAGTGCAGAGAGCTGGTAGCACTGCAGAATGTAGATGGCTCCTGGACCCTCAGCTCAGATTTAGCTTCTGTGTTACAGGTTGATGAGGCTGAAATCAAGGGAAAGATGCCTGGTGAG GTCATGGACCCTAGTTTCTGGGCAACAGTGCTGGCTGTGACCTGGTTGCAGAGACACAACAGGCATTGCCATGAGATATATGACTTGCTGGAGGCAAAGGCTGTAACCTGGCTGTGCAGCCAAGCTG TGTCTCAGCTGGACAAGTGCCTGGAGGCAAGTAACACCCTCCTTGGGAGCACTGTGAATCCAAGCATCTTTAGGCTATGA
- the DAD1 gene encoding dolichyl-diphosphooligosaccharide--protein glycosyltransferase subunit DAD1: MPQKQTPGLGEKSQVPYWALQIKTGKTHTLRSHSAFCRTAGTPARQAPYKEHRQTATARPQLSPDKDGYGDWQASAHAPVRNTFQPIQHVVMRMRIISRKTSVPPFCEQDNCACALPLTRKWPGHAPALLCCVPEASPFCFRPPQLSWGGGTMSGAAGSGSAGSVGSVVRRFLAEYGSGTSSRLKVLDAYLLYVMLTGALQFGYCLGVGTFPFNSFLSGFISAVGSFILGVCLRIQINPQNKAEFQGISPERAFADFLFANTILHLVVINFVG; encoded by the exons ATGCCCCAAAAACAGACACCTGGCTTGGGAGAAAAGTCCCAGGTCCCATACTGGGCACTGCAGATAAAGACGGGGAAAACCCACACGCTCAGGTCTCACTCAGctttctgcaggactgctggCACTCCAGCACGCCAGGCGCCGTACAAGGAACACAGACAAACCGCCACCGCCCGCCCCCAGCTGAGCCCAGACAAGGACGGCTACGGAGACTGGCAGGCTTCTGCGCACGCGCCAGTCAGAAACACCTTTCAGCCAATCCAGCACGTAGTTATGCGCATGCGTATTATCTCTAGAAAAACCTCAGTTCCGCCCTTTTGCGAGCAGGACAACTGCGCCTGCGCACTACCTCTAACCCGGAAGTGGCCTGGCCACGCGCCCGCGTTGCTCTGTTGTGTCCCGGAAGCTTCTCCATTCTGCTTCCGGCCACCTCAGCTTTCTTGGGGGGGGGGCACCATGTCGGGCGCGGCGGGTTCGGGGTCTGCGGGCTCGGTAGGTTCTGTGGTGCGGCGCTTCCTGGCGGAGTACGGCAGCGGCACGTCGAGCCGCCTCAAGGTGCTGGACGCATACCTGTTGTACGTGATGCTCACCGGGGCGCTCCAGTTTGGCTACTGCCTGGGTGTCGGCACCTTTCCCTTCAACTCCTTCCTCAGCGGCTTTATCTCCGCCGTCGGCAGCTTCATCCTCGGCG TTTGTCTCCGGATCCAGATTAACCCTCAGAACAAAGCCGAGTTCCAAGGCATTTCACCAGAGCGGGCATTTGCCGATTTCCTCTTTGCCAACACCATCCTGCATCTCGTCGTTATCAATTTTGTTGGCTGA